The following are encoded in a window of Arthrobacter sp. SLBN-100 genomic DNA:
- a CDS encoding alpha/beta fold hydrolase, with the protein MTTDELSPTLFDTHRLEVRDGVTLAFVREGLGGVPLLLLHGWPGSKRLFWHNIAPLAEMGFEVIVPDQRGFGDSGPAEAGRLDPVASSRDMAALLQGLGHEQAIVCAGDQGGVVAMDMSLRFPELVSRMVLYNTAVPVLPDVYEAAGLPANMFEEIGKVSEHMSLHGLQADELCASLDTEDERLDYVASFFTGHVWKDGDPVRQLAATDGFSPEQAAFQAEPFRDPAVMRASLGIYEAFLGAGEPFEPPMLDRPIEVETMILYGIEDEIIGDYWPQEMALACRRPVGPFLLQGAGHFVPWETAEVFNHALRAFCRDLLQS; encoded by the coding sequence ATGACGACAGACGAACTCAGCCCGACGCTCTTCGACACCCACCGCCTGGAGGTTCGCGACGGGGTCACCCTCGCCTTCGTGCGCGAAGGACTGGGCGGCGTGCCCTTGCTCCTGCTGCACGGCTGGCCCGGCAGCAAGCGCTTGTTCTGGCACAACATCGCGCCTCTCGCCGAGATGGGGTTTGAGGTGATCGTGCCCGACCAGCGCGGGTTCGGCGACTCAGGTCCGGCCGAGGCAGGCAGGCTCGATCCGGTCGCCAGCTCGCGCGACATGGCAGCGCTCCTGCAGGGCCTCGGCCACGAGCAGGCGATCGTGTGCGCAGGCGATCAGGGCGGGGTCGTGGCGATGGACATGTCCTTGAGATTCCCTGAACTGGTCTCCCGCATGGTTCTCTACAACACGGCCGTGCCCGTCCTCCCCGACGTCTACGAGGCCGCGGGCCTGCCGGCCAACATGTTCGAGGAGATCGGCAAGGTCTCCGAGCACATGTCCCTGCACGGCCTCCAGGCCGACGAGCTGTGCGCCTCGCTGGACACCGAGGACGAGCGCCTAGATTACGTCGCGAGCTTTTTCACCGGTCACGTCTGGAAGGACGGGGACCCGGTGCGACAGCTCGCAGCGACGGACGGCTTCTCGCCGGAGCAGGCTGCGTTCCAGGCTGAGCCCTTCCGTGATCCCGCGGTCATGCGCGCCTCGCTCGGCATCTACGAGGCATTCCTCGGGGCCGGCGAGCCCTTCGAACCGCCGATGCTGGATCGACCGATCGAGGTCGAGACGATGATCCTCTACGGCATCGAGGACGAGATCATCGGCGACTACTGGCCCCAAGAGATGGCGCTTGCCTGTCGCCGGCCGGTCGGTCCGTTCCTCCTCCAGGGCGCTGGCCACTTCGTGCCGTGGGAGACCGCCGAGGTCTTCAACCACGCACTACGCGCCTTCTGCCGGGACCTCCTGCAGTCCTGA
- a CDS encoding zinc-dependent alcohol dehydrogenase, whose translation MRAVIYKGPQDIVLEERPMPTIGPKDVLVKNMRTGICGTDTSAYMRGGDDLSIFPGNEIGHEFVSEVVEVGAEVDDERITPGLRVWVEPLKSKRLGEGRPRLEISTSAGGMSQYISIHDAAIDYNLFPLPDAVSWDQGVIVEPFSVANHGVNIARPKPGERALIYGAGAIGLGVLANLRAKGIEDVVVCDVVQKRLDVVAKMGGIPVDANEIQPLEFVLDRFGSVEDMLANPKPDVDMFFDAAGAPHALQDYIRGGKPDSRMVVIAVSAATNTVEIPQSAFVMSELNILGSMAFTPTDIKEVIDYIATGTYDPTPVITHHFAQEDAAKALETAAKNKDQTIKVVVDVHP comes from the coding sequence ATGCGTGCAGTCATCTACAAGGGCCCCCAAGACATCGTGCTCGAGGAGCGGCCGATGCCGACGATCGGCCCCAAGGACGTCCTCGTGAAGAACATGCGCACGGGCATCTGCGGCACCGACACCAGTGCCTACATGCGTGGCGGCGATGACCTCTCGATCTTCCCCGGCAATGAGATCGGGCACGAGTTCGTGTCCGAGGTCGTCGAGGTCGGCGCCGAGGTCGACGACGAACGGATCACACCCGGCCTGCGGGTCTGGGTGGAGCCACTGAAGTCGAAGCGTCTCGGCGAGGGCCGGCCCCGCCTTGAGATCTCCACCTCGGCCGGCGGGATGTCGCAGTACATCTCGATCCATGATGCTGCCATCGACTACAACCTCTTCCCGCTGCCCGATGCCGTCTCGTGGGACCAAGGCGTCATCGTCGAGCCGTTCTCCGTCGCCAACCACGGCGTCAACATCGCCCGGCCCAAGCCCGGGGAACGAGCCCTGATCTACGGCGCCGGTGCCATCGGACTCGGCGTTCTGGCCAACCTTCGCGCCAAGGGCATCGAGGACGTCGTCGTCTGCGACGTCGTCCAGAAGCGGTTGGACGTGGTCGCGAAGATGGGCGGGATCCCCGTCGACGCCAACGAGATCCAGCCGCTCGAGTTCGTGCTCGATCGTTTCGGCTCGGTCGAGGACATGCTCGCCAACCCCAAGCCGGACGTCGACATGTTCTTCGACGCCGCCGGCGCCCCGCACGCGCTGCAGGACTACATCCGTGGCGGCAAGCCGGACTCGCGCATGGTGGTCATCGCAGTTTCCGCCGCCACGAACACCGTCGAGATCCCGCAGTCGGCGTTCGTGATGTCAGAGCTGAACATTCTCGGCTCAATGGCCTTCACCCCGACCGACATCAAGGAGGTCATCGACTACATCGCCACGGGCACGTACGACCCGACCCCCGTCATCACGCACCACTTCGCCCAGGAAGACGCAGCCAAGGCACTCGAGACCGCCGCCAAGAACAAGGACCAGACCATCAAGGTCGTCGTCGACGTCCATCCGTGA
- a CDS encoding DUF1330 domain-containing protein: protein MLEDPARYGQDYIPGAMEVIARHGGEVAAAADAAAIEGTPPGPAAVILTFPSEEAFRSFCDDPDY, encoded by the coding sequence ATGCTTGAGGATCCCGCCCGCTACGGCCAGGACTACATCCCCGGAGCCATGGAGGTCATTGCCAGACACGGAGGTGAGGTCGCTGCGGCAGCCGACGCCGCGGCCATCGAGGGGACACCCCCGGGCCCGGCGGCCGTGATCCTCACGTTTCCGTCGGAAGAGGCGTTCAGGAGCTTCTGCGATGACCCGGACTACTAG
- a CDS encoding nuclear transport factor 2 family protein, with the protein MMFSTTTNFEELTSAFYRDVDAGADDVFDRMLASTASFAFNDFPPVSTPAGIAEMVKGWKSGFRSVEHRLDNILVDGDKRTTVSEVTVVYTFHDGTRLETKGCSISEYANDGLMVSWRVYVDTSKSSPAA; encoded by the coding sequence ATGATGTTCTCTACCACAACGAATTTCGAAGAGCTGACCAGTGCGTTCTACCGCGACGTCGACGCGGGCGCCGACGATGTGTTCGATCGAATGTTAGCGTCGACGGCGTCTTTTGCGTTCAACGACTTTCCTCCTGTCTCTACACCCGCCGGTATTGCCGAAATGGTCAAAGGGTGGAAGTCCGGGTTCCGGTCGGTCGAGCACCGACTGGACAACATTCTTGTCGATGGGGACAAGCGGACGACCGTCAGCGAGGTCACCGTCGTGTACACCTTCCATGACGGCACTCGCCTGGAAACGAAGGGATGCTCGATCTCCGAATACGCAAACGACGGCCTCATGGTCTCCTGGCGCGTCTATGTAGACACCAGCAAGTCTTCACCCGCAGCGTAA
- a CDS encoding 2Fe-2S iron-sulfur cluster-binding protein, translating to MSTDIEVHNAKKSDLDQQSFDDAVRLVGRRLLHPRRRHRRRSGRQIDPRTLHDAGLALLFACNEGICGSCKTRALSGTPHDNDSLTPKNKRAATS from the coding sequence ATGTCTACCGATATCGAAGTACACAACGCGAAGAAATCGGACCTCGACCAGCAGAGTTTCGACGACGCTGTGCGGCTGGTCGGGCGACGACTCCTTCATCCGAGGCGGCGACACCGTCGCCGTTCCGGCCGACAAATCGATCCTCGCACTCTCCACGACGCGGGCCTCGCGCTCCTGTTCGCCTGCAATGAGGGCATCTGCGGAAGCTGTAAAACGCGGGCCCTCTCAGGTACCCCCCATGACAACGATTCCCTGACCCCGAAGAACAAGAGAGCGGCGACATCCTGA